In a genomic window of Corynebacterium coyleae:
- a CDS encoding dicarboxylate/amino acid:cation symporter: MQKKILHSLLFWVVVAIALGFACSFFFPDWLARVFVTFNGLFSNFLGFFVPVLIFALIAPAIAGLGQGAGKWLGVTAGVAYGSTFISGLIAWFTASTLYPRLLDGKTLITDVADPDAGGLSPYFSVEMPPPLEVMSALLLAFVVGLSMTAVKSDNLFKVLGELNDIVLKVVVTFVIPLLPLFIFGTFLNLGMNENFGDTMAAMGVVLLLSVVMTVVIVLLQYLVAGTVAGVNPFKALKNMLPAYFTALGTSSSAATIPVTYKSTLKNKVDEDVAGFVVPLCATIHLSGSMMKITLYALSIVFMANLDISAGQVIGFILLLGIMMIAAPGVPGGAIMAAVGLLQSNLGFDESMVSLMIASYIVVDSFGTAANVTGDGAIALIVNKFAAGKIKNDSLDDDTVTTPADTQAGAAR, encoded by the coding sequence ATGCAAAAGAAAATCCTCCACTCATTGCTGTTCTGGGTGGTTGTAGCGATTGCCTTGGGCTTCGCCTGCAGCTTCTTCTTCCCGGACTGGCTTGCCCGCGTCTTTGTCACGTTCAACGGGCTGTTCTCTAACTTCCTCGGCTTCTTCGTGCCGGTCCTCATCTTCGCCCTCATCGCACCCGCCATCGCGGGTCTGGGCCAGGGTGCGGGCAAGTGGCTCGGCGTCACCGCCGGTGTCGCATACGGCTCCACGTTCATCTCCGGCCTGATCGCATGGTTCACGGCGTCCACGCTGTACCCGAGGCTTCTGGACGGCAAGACCCTCATCACCGATGTCGCCGACCCCGATGCCGGCGGCCTCTCCCCTTACTTCAGCGTTGAAATGCCGCCACCACTGGAAGTCATGTCCGCGCTGCTCCTCGCCTTCGTCGTCGGCCTGTCCATGACGGCAGTGAAGTCCGACAACCTGTTCAAGGTGCTCGGCGAGCTCAACGACATCGTGCTCAAGGTCGTGGTCACGTTCGTGATCCCGCTGCTGCCGCTGTTCATCTTCGGCACCTTCCTCAACCTGGGCATGAACGAGAACTTCGGCGACACTATGGCGGCCATGGGCGTAGTCCTACTGCTCTCCGTCGTGATGACCGTCGTGATCGTCCTGCTGCAGTACCTCGTCGCAGGCACCGTCGCTGGCGTGAACCCGTTCAAGGCGCTGAAGAACATGCTGCCGGCATACTTCACCGCACTGGGCACCTCGTCCTCCGCCGCGACCATCCCGGTCACCTACAAGTCCACCCTGAAGAACAAGGTTGACGAGGACGTCGCCGGCTTCGTGGTCCCGCTCTGCGCGACGATTCACCTGTCCGGCTCGATGATGAAGATCACCCTCTACGCGCTCTCCATCGTGTTCATGGCCAACCTGGATATTTCCGCCGGCCAGGTCATCGGATTCATCCTCCTGCTGGGCATCATGATGATCGCCGCGCCGGGCGTGCCGGGTGGCGCCATCATGGCCGCTGTCGGTCTGCTGCAGTCCAACCTCGGTTTCGACGAGTCCATGGTCTCCCTCATGATCGCGTCCTACATCGTCGTTGACTCCTTCGGCACCGCCGCCAACGTCACCGGCGACGGCGCGATCGCCCTGATCGTGAACAAGTTCGCTGCGGGCAAGATCAAGAACGATTCGCTTGACGACGACACCGTCACCACCCCGGCGGACACCCAAGCAGGCGCTGCCCGCTAG
- a CDS encoding SdpI family protein produces the protein MSPFANMSSLNVVLGIIFSLLTLALFIPGALASAGKLPGNKWIGLHVPAVRKDEGIWNQAHKVAGPFWVLAALALAFGAAFSFIASGWMWVMPAIAAVAAVISASVGGNFGARAATLVEHAREQAPAQEEEKPAVNLDALRRAADHADNNE, from the coding sequence ATGAGTCCGTTCGCGAACATGAGCTCCCTTAACGTTGTCCTCGGCATTATCTTCTCGTTGCTAACGCTTGCGCTGTTCATCCCCGGCGCGCTCGCCTCTGCGGGCAAGCTGCCCGGCAACAAGTGGATCGGCCTCCACGTGCCGGCTGTGCGCAAGGACGAAGGCATTTGGAACCAGGCGCATAAGGTAGCGGGTCCGTTCTGGGTGCTGGCCGCGTTGGCGCTCGCGTTCGGCGCGGCGTTTTCGTTCATCGCTTCCGGCTGGATGTGGGTCATGCCGGCGATCGCGGCGGTAGCGGCGGTGATTTCGGCGTCCGTGGGCGGCAACTTCGGTGCGCGCGCCGCGACGTTGGTGGAGCACGCGCGTGAGCAGGCGCCTGCGCAAGAAGAGGAGAAGCCCGCGGTGAACCTTGATGCTTTGCGACGAGCCGCCGACCACGCCGACAACAACGAATAA
- a CDS encoding anthranilate synthase component 1, with amino-acid sequence MKFTRQEVRYHEDVASLFAHIGGLDATDTVLLESADITTRSGLQSLAVLRSSIRITCSGNRVTLTPLTPSGEIIANEIGLEHEFPRVDVEDERERLTAASTMDVLRKLTSTEGNEGFPLLAGGFAFDYLETFERLPEVADGDNTYPDYEFVLAEVVLRVNHQTGTAYLAGVDAAGDGIDLTEIAALIDDAPAPTAPTTLTGTLVAEADMPDEEFRGVVEQLQGNIYNGDIYQVVPARSFTADCDDAFGAYRRLRAANPSPYMFYIRGEGYELFGASPESNLKFSPATRQVQLYPIAGTRPRGLNPDGTVNHELDTRMELQLRTDAKEVAEHTMLVDLARNDMARVAEPRTRKVQDLLQVDRYSRVMHLVSRVTATLAADLDALDAYRACMNMGTLTGAPKLRTTELLRSVEGKRRGSYGGAVGYLRGDGEFDTCIVIRSAFVANGKAIVQAGAGVVRDSVPQSEADETLHKAYAVLHALAGGRDLEVKK; translated from the coding sequence ATGAAATTCACCCGCCAAGAGGTGCGCTACCACGAGGATGTGGCAAGCCTCTTCGCCCACATCGGCGGCCTCGACGCAACCGACACGGTGTTGCTCGAGTCCGCTGACATCACGACACGTTCGGGGTTGCAGTCGTTGGCGGTGCTGCGGTCGTCGATACGCATTACTTGCTCCGGCAACCGCGTGACGCTGACACCGCTGACGCCGTCGGGCGAGATTATTGCGAACGAGATCGGGCTCGAGCACGAGTTTCCGCGCGTTGATGTGGAGGACGAGCGCGAGCGCCTGACCGCGGCGTCGACGATGGATGTCCTGCGCAAGTTGACCTCCACCGAGGGCAATGAGGGCTTTCCGCTGCTCGCGGGCGGTTTCGCGTTTGATTACCTGGAGACGTTCGAGCGTCTGCCCGAGGTCGCGGACGGCGACAACACCTACCCGGATTACGAGTTCGTGCTCGCCGAGGTGGTGCTGCGCGTGAACCACCAAACCGGCACGGCGTACCTCGCCGGGGTTGATGCTGCAGGTGACGGCATTGATCTCACCGAGATTGCAGCACTTATCGACGACGCCCCCGCACCCACCGCACCAACCACCCTCACCGGCACCCTGGTCGCCGAGGCGGATATGCCGGACGAGGAGTTCCGTGGGGTAGTGGAGCAGCTGCAGGGCAACATTTACAACGGCGACATCTACCAAGTCGTGCCGGCGCGCAGCTTCACCGCCGACTGCGACGACGCCTTCGGTGCGTACCGCCGCCTGCGTGCCGCGAACCCCTCGCCGTACATGTTCTACATCCGTGGTGAGGGCTACGAGCTGTTCGGCGCCTCGCCGGAGTCGAATCTGAAGTTCTCGCCGGCCACGCGCCAGGTGCAGCTGTATCCCATTGCCGGCACGCGCCCGCGCGGGCTGAACCCGGACGGCACGGTCAATCACGAGCTGGATACGCGCATGGAACTGCAGTTGCGCACCGACGCCAAAGAGGTTGCCGAGCACACCATGCTGGTGGACCTGGCCCGCAACGACATGGCGCGCGTGGCCGAGCCGCGCACCCGCAAGGTGCAAGACCTGCTGCAGGTGGATCGCTACTCGCGTGTGATGCACCTGGTCAGTCGGGTCACCGCGACCCTGGCCGCGGACCTCGACGCACTTGACGCCTACCGCGCGTGCATGAACATGGGCACGCTCACCGGCGCACCGAAACTGCGCACAACCGAACTGCTGCGTTCCGTGGAAGGCAAGCGCCGCGGCTCCTACGGCGGGGCGGTGGGGTACTTGCGTGGCGACGGCGAATTCGACACCTGCATCGTCATCCGCTCCGCCTTCGTGGCCAATGGCAAGGCCATCGTGCAGGCCGGCGCGGGCGTTGTGCGCGACTCCGTGCCTCAGTCCGAGGCTGACGAAACTCTGCACAAGGCCTACGCAGTCCTGCATGCACTCGCCGGTGGCCGCGACCTGGAGGTGAAGAAATGA
- a CDS encoding glutamine amidotransferase-related protein, translating into MIVLLDNQDSFVYNLVDAFADYDTVVYRNTVTADTVLNANPDLIVLSPGPGYPADAGCMMEVIERAQGRIPILGICLGFQALVEHFGGRVEPCGPVHGSSQSMVLNDGRHVPVARYHSLGATTAPPGITPLAWTGTEIGDVIMAAETDDGMSIGLQFHPESILTPSGPQILDHCVTKLLQKGHDND; encoded by the coding sequence ATGATCGTCCTGCTGGATAACCAAGACTCCTTCGTTTACAACCTGGTGGACGCGTTCGCGGACTACGACACCGTGGTCTACCGCAACACCGTTACCGCCGACACTGTGCTGAACGCCAACCCAGACCTCATCGTCCTTTCGCCCGGCCCCGGCTACCCCGCGGACGCCGGCTGCATGATGGAGGTCATCGAACGCGCTCAGGGCCGCATCCCGATTCTGGGCATCTGCCTGGGATTTCAGGCGTTGGTGGAGCACTTTGGTGGGCGGGTTGAGCCGTGCGGGCCGGTGCATGGGTCGTCGCAAAGCATGGTGCTTAACGACGGCCGCCACGTCCCCGTCGCGCGCTACCACTCCCTCGGCGCCACCACCGCGCCACCCGGTATTACGCCGCTGGCGTGGACCGGCACGGAGATCGGCGACGTGATCATGGCCGCCGAAACCGACGATGGCATGTCCATCGGACTGCAGTTCCACCCCGAATCCATCCTCACCCCCTCTGGCCCGCAAATCCTGGACCACTGTGTGACGAAATTACTACAGAAAGGCCACGACAATGACTAG